The region CGAATAATCTTGCCGGAGTGAACGTCGCTGGCAATCAGATTGCGCTCGCCGCGTTCGTTGAACTCCATGCCATAGATGTCGAAGGTGATCGGGCCTTCGGCCAAAGCCACATCGTCGCTCAGGGCTGCGTCAAGCTTGATGCCGCCTGCGTTCAAGATGACCATCTTGGATTGTACATCGCGGCCCATGACAATGCGATTGGTCGCCGTCGCGTGGCCGTAAGCCGTGTGAATGAGATAGGCACCAGGGTCGAGCCTGAATTCGGCATCACCGCCCTGGGCCGTTGCCACCAATTCAAGGCGCCCTTCGTCATTCGTCGTTTCGCTGTAGATGCGCCAGATCAAGCCGTCGTTTAGCGGCTCGCTGTCGCGGGTCAGCTTTGACATCAGGTAGAGCGCGCCTTGCTCGTTCGCCGAGCCGCTACCCGACAGACTGCGCGTGGACGGCGCATAGGGCACGAGCGTATCGGAGAACAGTGGCTCAGGTGCGCGGTCCAGCAAGTTCTCAATTGCCTCTTCCGGCTCCGTCACGACCGCGTTCGGGTCGGGTTTGGGAGCAGGGGGCATCGGAATAGCCTGGGCCACGGATTGCGCCGAGGCCAGGCCCACTGGTTGCGTTGCGAGCAAAAGGATTGCCAGAAGGCGGAAAACGATATGTGCCGGACTTCTCACGCCGCTTAGCGAGCCTCTTGTGGTTTCAACCATCGTTCCGAATGAACGCAAATATCAGTAATAGCATGCCAGAGCCATACCCTGCACCCGTCTTGTGTGCCGGAAAATCGGACAAATTCAAGTCATAAACTGGAAAGTTGACAACTGCGGTCAATGAATTAGGTGAAAGGCACGTTGTTCTCAATTTCTCAAGACAGGTTGCTCCGCGATGTCAACATATTCGCCCCGGCGCCAGGAAGCTCTGGACTTCCTGCTGACCCGTCGTTCGCACCCCTGTGTAACCATGACCGAGCCAGGGCCAGGCGAGAGCGATCTTCGCGATATTCTGACTGCCGCCGCTCGTGTGCCGGACCATGGCAAGCTCGCGCCTTGGCGGTTCGTCATCTACCGCGAGGCGAAGCGAGGAATCATCGGGCGAAAGCTGCTGGCGATTTGCGAAGCGGAGAACGGTCCGCTCGAAGAGGCACGGAAGGAACAGGAACTCACCCGCTTTAGCCGTGCCCCTCTGGTCATCGGTGTGATCAGCACCGCAGCGATCCACCCGAAGATCCCGGTCTGGGAACAAGAGCTTTCCGCTGGCGCGGTCTGCATGAACCTGGTGAGTGCGGCCAGCGCAGCGGGCTATGCCTCGCAATGGCTAAGCGAATGGTATTGCTTTCACGAGACTGCAGCCCGTTACCTGGGCTGCGGCGAAGCTGAGCGCTTCGCCGGTTTTATCCACATCGGTACCCCGACACAGGCGCCATTTGAACGCCC is a window of Labrenzia sp. CE80 DNA encoding:
- a CDS encoding nitroreductase, which encodes MSTYSPRRQEALDFLLTRRSHPCVTMTEPGPGESDLRDILTAAARVPDHGKLAPWRFVIYREAKRGIIGRKLLAICEAENGPLEEARKEQELTRFSRAPLVIGVISTAAIHPKIPVWEQELSAGAVCMNLVSAASAAGYASQWLSEWYCFHETAARYLGCGEAERFAGFIHIGTPTQAPFERPRPDLADICTDWSET